Proteins encoded together in one Caldicellulosiruptor saccharolyticus DSM 8903 window:
- a CDS encoding LacI family DNA-binding transcriptional regulator, translated as MKGYTRKSRETVKMKDVARLANVSPSTVSRVLSNSSLVAEETRRRVLEAVEILKYRPNRLGRNLRKLTSKIVMVVFPDITNPFFSRIIQAVEEVARERGYYVLLGDTRNDIKLEREFVELGKEKLVDGILLATARIPKEEILSLSLQLPIVLACEYIENYSIPTVSIDNTRAAYEATEYLIRLGHRCIAFINGPKGIILSRDRLKGYRKACEDNNILIEEVLIEEGDFTVDSGYQIMRKFLLMQKRPTAVFAANDEMAVGAIKAIKEYGWQVPRDISVIGFDDIPLCRLVDPELTTISQPTYEIGKQAMTMLLDLIEGKSIINGQVILPHKLVERKSCMELATK; from the coding sequence ACTGTATCAAGGGTTTTATCAAATAGTTCTTTAGTTGCAGAAGAGACAAGAAGGAGAGTATTGGAAGCAGTAGAAATTCTTAAATATAGGCCAAATAGATTAGGAAGAAATTTGAGAAAGTTAACTTCTAAAATAGTAATGGTTGTATTCCCTGACATTACTAATCCGTTCTTTTCACGAATTATCCAGGCTGTAGAAGAGGTGGCGAGAGAAAGAGGATATTATGTTCTTCTAGGAGACACAAGAAATGACATAAAGCTTGAACGGGAATTTGTAGAGTTAGGAAAGGAAAAATTAGTGGATGGAATATTGTTGGCAACTGCAAGAATTCCAAAAGAAGAAATCTTAAGCTTAAGTTTGCAACTTCCAATAGTATTGGCTTGTGAATATATTGAGAACTATAGTATTCCTACAGTTTCAATTGATAATACAAGAGCAGCATACGAAGCCACTGAATACCTTATTAGATTGGGACATCGCTGTATAGCTTTTATCAATGGTCCCAAAGGAATAATTCTAAGTAGAGACCGATTAAAAGGATATAGAAAAGCATGTGAAGATAACAATATTCTGATTGAAGAGGTTTTAATTGAGGAAGGGGATTTTACAGTGGATTCTGGATATCAGATTATGAGAAAGTTTTTGTTAATGCAAAAAAGGCCAACAGCAGTATTTGCCGCTAATGACGAGATGGCTGTGGGAGCTATAAAAGCAATTAAAGAGTATGGGTGGCAGGTACCTCGAGATATTAGTGTAATTGGTTTCGATGATATACCGTTATGTAGACTAGTAGATCCAGAACTTACAACTATATCCCAGCCCACATATGAAATTGGAAAACAAGCAATGACAATGCTTTTAGATTTAATAGAAGGCAAGTCGATAATAAATGGGCAAGTCATTTTACCTCACAAACTGGTAGAACGAAAATCATGTATGGAGTTAGCTACAAAGTAG
- a CDS encoding sugar phosphate isomerase/epimerase family protein → MKIGVFTVLFQDKPFEEMLEIVKHYGLDAIELGTGNYPGNAHCNPDELLDSNSKITSFKRTIESKGLFISALSCHGNPLHPQKEVARKFHEVWRKTVLLAEKLGVECINVFSGCPGDSENSLYPNWVTCAWPPDYLEILRWQWETKLIPYWKEEREFAVKHGVRKIAFEMHPGFMVYNPETLLKLRNIVGEEIGANFDPSHLIWQGIDPVEAIKVLGREKAIFHVHAKDTYLDISNIKVNGVLDTKPYDQVINRSWTFRSVGYGIDEKMWKDIVSTLRVVGYDYVLSIEHEDCLASVEEGFSKAVNFLKNCVFYEPAGQMWWV, encoded by the coding sequence TTGAAGATTGGTGTTTTTACGGTTCTTTTTCAAGATAAACCATTTGAAGAGATGTTGGAAATAGTAAAACATTACGGATTAGATGCTATAGAACTTGGTACAGGGAATTATCCAGGTAATGCTCATTGCAATCCGGACGAGTTATTGGATAGTAACTCAAAGATAACTTCTTTTAAAAGAACTATAGAAAGCAAAGGACTATTTATAAGTGCCTTGAGTTGTCATGGCAATCCTCTTCACCCTCAGAAGGAAGTTGCTAGAAAATTTCATGAGGTGTGGCGTAAGACAGTATTATTAGCAGAGAAATTAGGAGTTGAGTGTATTAATGTATTTTCAGGATGTCCTGGAGATTCAGAAAACTCATTATATCCCAACTGGGTTACATGTGCGTGGCCCCCTGATTACTTAGAAATTTTAAGATGGCAATGGGAAACCAAGTTAATTCCTTATTGGAAAGAAGAAAGAGAGTTTGCTGTAAAACATGGTGTGCGAAAAATAGCTTTTGAGATGCATCCGGGTTTTATGGTTTACAATCCAGAGACTTTATTGAAACTTAGAAACATAGTAGGGGAAGAGATAGGAGCGAACTTCGATCCCAGTCATTTGATATGGCAAGGGATTGATCCAGTTGAGGCAATTAAAGTATTAGGTAGAGAGAAAGCTATTTTCCATGTCCATGCTAAAGACACTTATTTAGATATTAGCAATATAAAAGTAAATGGGGTATTGGACACTAAGCCATATGACCAAGTAATCAATCGTTCTTGGACTTTCAGGAGTGTAGGCTATGGGATAGATGAAAAAATGTGGAAGGATATCGTGAGTACATTAAGAGTAGTAGGTTATGATTATGTTCTCAGTATCGAGCATGAGGATTGTCTTGCATCGGTGGAAGAGGGTTTCTCTAAAGCAGTGAATTTTCTAAAAAACTGTGTGTTTTATGAGCCTGCAGGTCAAATGTGGTGGGTGTAA
- a CDS encoding substrate-binding domain-containing protein, translating into MKIKINLKKGGEKMAKGKGIFKIICVVLSVILVLSFIAYLPLIKQVDAASAKKGLRKLTQQDVLSIFKPGVYGIYKDKTMKVAVKAVGPEAVQLTEAEKQKIRKMRLKIAVETNHMDDPFKWQLGGLKEVCKDLNITLKDVWMAPNTTSAAQVADYERIERIAQNYDAIFTLPMDVAASSEILKKIMKKTHMVFLCSAPFGVDWKNNHNFVGVVDADGYLAGVYSAEAAIRILNGTGKLGVVGFVGGREGTFHTVYERYRGWNDVFKKHPEVKIVQKWFDDPAKAGEVVSSMLAANPDIKVLLIDWANPPANQAETIFRQRGLKPWKDIVMVTIDLDNTVVVPMAKSGPNNNYTAAFVTQTWYNVGKLWGLIFAKHMLYGNKAPKYVVSPPLPITVWNNLKTHYIKAVPADYPIPPEVKRLTNQWPLGVKDQWK; encoded by the coding sequence TTGAAAATAAAAATAAATCTCAAAAAAGGAGGAGAAAAAATGGCAAAAGGGAAGGGTATCTTTAAAATTATATGTGTTGTTTTGAGTGTAATTTTAGTGCTCAGTTTTATTGCTTACCTACCTCTCATAAAACAAGTAGATGCTGCTTCAGCTAAGAAAGGATTGAGAAAACTTACCCAGCAGGATGTATTAAGTATATTCAAACCAGGAGTATATGGGATCTACAAGGACAAGACTATGAAAGTAGCAGTAAAAGCTGTAGGACCAGAGGCTGTCCAGTTGACTGAAGCAGAAAAACAAAAAATTAGAAAAATGAGGCTAAAAATTGCGGTTGAAACCAATCATATGGATGACCCTTTCAAATGGCAGCTAGGAGGGCTTAAAGAAGTATGTAAAGATTTAAACATAACATTGAAAGACGTATGGATGGCTCCAAATACAACTAGTGCGGCTCAAGTGGCAGATTATGAAAGAATAGAGAGAATAGCTCAAAACTATGATGCAATTTTTACTCTTCCAATGGATGTTGCGGCGTCAAGTGAAATTCTGAAGAAGATAATGAAAAAGACCCATATGGTTTTCTTATGTAGTGCTCCGTTTGGAGTAGATTGGAAGAATAATCATAACTTCGTGGGTGTAGTAGATGCTGATGGTTATTTAGCAGGAGTATATTCTGCTGAAGCTGCGATCAGAATATTAAATGGTACAGGAAAACTGGGAGTTGTGGGTTTTGTTGGTGGTAGAGAAGGAACATTCCATACAGTATACGAAAGATACAGAGGATGGAATGATGTGTTTAAAAAACACCCTGAAGTTAAAATAGTACAAAAGTGGTTTGATGATCCGGCAAAAGCAGGAGAGGTAGTTTCTAGTATGTTAGCAGCAAATCCAGATATAAAAGTGTTACTTATAGATTGGGCGAATCCCCCGGCAAACCAAGCTGAAACAATATTCAGACAACGTGGACTGAAACCGTGGAAAGATATTGTAATGGTTACCATAGACCTTGATAATACTGTTGTTGTTCCAATGGCGAAAAGTGGTCCAAATAATAACTATACTGCAGCGTTTGTTACTCAAACATGGTACAATGTCGGGAAATTGTGGGGGTTGATATTTGCAAAGCATATGTTATATGGTAATAAAGCTCCTAAATATGTAGTAAGTCCTCCATTACCTATCACTGTATGGAATAACTTGAAAACTCACTATATAAAAGCTGTTCCCGCAGATTACCCAATACCACCAGAAGTGAAAAGATTAACTAATCAGTGGCCTTTGGGTGTAAAGGACCAATGGAAATGA
- a CDS encoding sugar ABC transporter ATP-binding protein, with product MSFQTGDILIKAEGICKQFGAVKALEDVSFTLRRGEIMGLAGHNGAGKSVLIKIMGGVYQPDRGRIWFNGEEVKLHSPRDAQERGYYIVPQELTVARQLSVADNIFIGRDEFASKYSGIVNKKYIYEKAAQLLREFFNIDVDPTVPVGELDTVTQRLIQVVRCLSAGAKVIVFDETTAGLSQRERDKLFQHIRILAEKGIGIIFISHILSEIMEMCDRVTVLREGKVIGIEEVQNLTIPKLIEMIAGREVRTNTCEKVFPAEEVILSVEGLSTKNKRLSNISFQIKKGEIVGIYGLRDQGQTLLLETIFGAYKRTTGEIKLEGKKVKIKSPVDALRQGIVYVPNRGIKTVFPFKSVVENLILQFSNFKESGIFIRERTEKLFVEEIVRKFTVRGYLSIDEKLSSLSGGNMQKVLIARAMILRPKLLMLIEPTEGIDIGAKQEVKELILQAAKEGTAVIIVTSEIDDIIELCNRVIVIRDGKIRNIMEANEENRRAIIEESIA from the coding sequence ATGAGTTTTCAAACAGGAGACATTTTAATTAAAGCAGAGGGAATTTGTAAACAATTTGGAGCTGTAAAGGCATTGGAAGATGTTTCATTTACTCTTCGTAGGGGAGAAATCATGGGGTTAGCAGGACATAATGGAGCAGGTAAAAGTGTTCTTATTAAAATAATGGGTGGTGTATATCAACCAGATAGAGGGAGAATTTGGTTTAACGGCGAAGAAGTAAAGCTACATTCTCCAAGAGATGCTCAGGAAAGAGGTTATTATATTGTTCCACAAGAGTTAACGGTAGCTAGACAGTTAAGTGTTGCAGATAATATTTTTATAGGCAGAGACGAGTTTGCGTCGAAGTATAGTGGAATAGTAAACAAAAAGTACATATATGAAAAAGCTGCTCAACTGCTTAGGGAATTTTTTAATATTGATGTAGATCCAACAGTTCCAGTTGGAGAATTAGATACAGTGACTCAGCGACTAATTCAAGTAGTAAGATGTCTTAGTGCAGGAGCTAAAGTTATAGTGTTTGACGAGACAACAGCAGGATTGTCACAGAGAGAAAGAGATAAGTTATTTCAACATATAAGAATATTAGCAGAGAAAGGGATTGGTATCATATTTATTTCCCATATATTGTCTGAAATAATGGAAATGTGTGACAGAGTTACTGTGCTTAGAGAAGGAAAGGTAATAGGGATAGAAGAAGTTCAAAATCTCACTATACCGAAACTTATAGAGATGATAGCGGGAAGAGAAGTAAGAACAAATACATGTGAAAAAGTATTTCCAGCAGAAGAAGTGATATTGTCGGTGGAGGGGTTATCTACTAAAAATAAAAGGTTATCTAACATTAGTTTTCAGATAAAAAAAGGAGAGATTGTGGGGATTTATGGATTGAGGGATCAAGGACAAACTCTTCTGTTAGAAACTATATTTGGAGCTTATAAAAGGACAACAGGGGAGATAAAACTAGAGGGGAAAAAAGTCAAGATCAAATCACCTGTAGATGCATTGCGACAAGGAATTGTTTATGTGCCTAACAGAGGAATAAAAACAGTTTTTCCGTTTAAGTCAGTAGTTGAAAATCTTATTCTTCAGTTCTCAAATTTTAAGGAAAGTGGAATATTTATAAGAGAAAGAACTGAAAAGCTTTTTGTGGAAGAAATAGTAAGAAAATTCACTGTAAGGGGATATTTATCAATTGATGAAAAATTAAGTAGTCTTAGTGGTGGAAATATGCAGAAAGTATTAATTGCAAGAGCAATGATATTGAGACCAAAACTGCTCATGTTAATAGAACCTACAGAAGGTATAGATATTGGAGCTAAACAAGAAGTTAAAGAATTGATATTACAGGCTGCAAAGGAAGGCACAGCAGTAATAATTGTAACTAGTGAAATTGATGACATTATTGAACTATGTAACAGAGTTATTGTTATAAGAGATGGGAAAATACGTAATATAATGGAAGCCAATGAGGAAAATAGAAGGGCTATAATCGAAGAAAGTATAGCTTGA
- a CDS encoding ABC transporter permease, producing MESIYGYVKYIEKLKNLVIYITMVIMIILFSIFVPGFLSLDGIITLLTTMAIVCILGIGVTFVLTVGEIDISTGALMSVPSVVVAVLLKNGVSLFIALMLALLSALLIGYLNGVVTTKIGIPSFITTLGTSGIAMGLSRIISGNTPVSVEDKFILSLFGKDLLGLPKIILWMILLTIIGYFLLHKTRFGRNLHCVGDNREAAYLYGINVKRTIILAFVVCSIYVFFAGMLMIGKTSFATPGEGESLVLDAIVAPVIGGTSIRGGKGSIIGTFIGALFLAIVSSGLFYLAFPSWTTNILIGTIIIIVLTISSLIDKWQKEMECK from the coding sequence ATGGAATCGATCTATGGTTATGTAAAATATATAGAAAAATTAAAAAATTTAGTAATTTACATTACAATGGTAATTATGATAATACTTTTTTCAATTTTTGTTCCAGGTTTTTTATCTTTAGATGGAATAATAACATTATTAACGACAATGGCAATTGTTTGTATTTTGGGAATAGGTGTTACATTTGTATTAACAGTGGGTGAGATTGATATTTCGACAGGAGCTTTAATGTCAGTACCTAGTGTTGTGGTAGCAGTGCTTTTAAAAAATGGTGTTTCGTTATTTATAGCTTTGATGCTAGCACTTTTATCCGCTTTGTTGATAGGATACCTTAACGGTGTGGTTACTACAAAAATAGGAATACCTAGTTTTATTACTACTTTAGGAACTAGCGGAATAGCAATGGGTTTGTCAAGAATTATAAGTGGAAATACTCCTGTTTCAGTAGAAGATAAGTTCATTTTAAGTTTGTTTGGAAAAGACCTATTAGGATTACCTAAAATAATATTATGGATGATTTTGCTAACTATAATTGGATACTTTCTACTTCATAAGACTAGATTTGGTCGGAATTTGCATTGCGTAGGAGATAATCGAGAAGCGGCTTATTTGTATGGTATTAATGTGAAGAGGACAATTATTTTGGCATTTGTAGTTTGTTCAATCTACGTGTTTTTTGCAGGGATGTTAATGATAGGAAAAACTTCCTTTGCAACTCCAGGTGAAGGAGAATCATTAGTGTTAGATGCAATTGTTGCTCCTGTAATTGGAGGAACTTCTATTCGAGGTGGTAAGGGAAGCATAATTGGAACTTTTATAGGAGCTCTCTTTCTGGCGATTGTATCAAGTGGTCTATTTTATCTTGCGTTTCCATCATGGACAACAAACATATTAATTGGCACTATCATCATAATTGTACTGACAATTAGTAGCTTAATTGACAAATGGCAAAAAGAAATGGAATGTAAATAA
- a CDS encoding ABC transporter permease, producing the protein MNASEQVNKQRRNLWLVSQESLLVYITLIFFLIFSVVAKGFFTLENILTILRSMSIITVLGIGISFVITAGEIDLSISAVPALSGAVLAILLEKGFNIILALLAAIVIAIICGLVNGIIVANTGLPSIIVTLATSMIASGITYIVTKQAPIVITNQGFLNIFGGNIFGFPVMVLWMLLASIIGYILLHKTKIGRNIAFIGENKVASYYAGIKVDIVLVSAFVVCALYSWLGGMLGVAQASNAAPWMLSNDMMTAIAATIIGGTSFTGGKGNIGGTIIGAFFLTMLSNGFLIFGIEQWVLYLVNGTVILIALTAQYLRRK; encoded by the coding sequence GTGAATGCTAGTGAGCAAGTTAATAAACAAAGAAGAAATCTCTGGTTAGTATCACAAGAAAGCTTGTTAGTATATATTACACTCATTTTCTTCCTTATATTCTCGGTTGTAGCAAAGGGTTTTTTTACATTAGAGAATATTTTAACCATATTACGATCTATGTCAATTATTACTGTATTAGGAATAGGTATTTCTTTTGTTATTACTGCGGGAGAAATTGATTTGTCAATAAGTGCGGTACCTGCCTTAAGTGGGGCTGTCTTAGCTATCCTTCTGGAAAAAGGTTTTAATATAATTTTAGCCTTGCTGGCAGCAATAGTAATAGCAATTATATGCGGTTTAGTAAATGGGATAATAGTTGCTAATACTGGTTTGCCAAGTATAATAGTTACACTTGCAACAAGTATGATAGCAAGTGGTATTACATATATAGTAACCAAACAGGCACCAATAGTCATCACTAATCAAGGGTTTTTGAATATATTTGGAGGAAATATATTTGGTTTCCCGGTTATGGTACTATGGATGCTGTTGGCTTCAATAATAGGATACATTCTTTTGCATAAAACCAAAATTGGGAGAAATATTGCTTTTATTGGAGAAAACAAAGTAGCATCGTACTATGCAGGAATTAAAGTAGATATTGTACTTGTTAGTGCATTTGTTGTATGTGCACTTTATTCGTGGCTGGGAGGTATGCTGGGAGTTGCTCAAGCTTCAAATGCAGCACCATGGATGCTTTCAAATGACATGATGACTGCAATTGCAGCAACAATAATCGGAGGGACATCATTTACTGGTGGAAAAGGAAATATTGGCGGAACAATCATTGGGGCGTTCTTCCTTACAATGTTATCAAATGGATTCTTGATTTTTGGTATTGAACAATGGGTATTGTATTTAGTGAATGGAACTGTTATTCTTATAGCTTTGACAGCACAGTATTTACGTCGTAAATAA
- a CDS encoding zinc-dependent alcohol dehydrogenase family protein yields MDKMFGVVFPGDKKVEVREFPIPKPKDGEVLVKIKASAICRSDMSLYYGNPVVGGEIAKSGSIIPGHEPAGEIVEVGKGVTNVKPGDRVAIYLAVSCGECLYCKSGYKMMCKQFKCIGFDLHGGDAEYMVVPAENCMKIPDEMSYITAAVSTDAIGTLYHAQKRMGISGRDIVAIYGIGPMGAAGILVAKGLGATVIAVDTIDKRLDWAKELGADYVINSQSTDAVQEILKITGDGADAAIDCSGNPNAENNALNCVRPHGRVAFIGENSKTTIDPSNQFIRKQISLIGSWYFPIWEYEEIANFIIRKKIPAEKLVTHTFKLKDAETAFGLFDNKETGKVVFVE; encoded by the coding sequence ATGGATAAGATGTTTGGGGTTGTTTTCCCAGGTGACAAAAAGGTAGAGGTAAGGGAGTTTCCTATTCCAAAACCTAAAGATGGCGAAGTGCTTGTAAAAATTAAAGCTTCGGCAATTTGTCGTAGTGATATGAGTCTTTACTATGGGAATCCAGTGGTAGGCGGAGAAATTGCTAAAAGTGGTTCGATAATACCAGGTCATGAACCAGCAGGTGAAATTGTTGAAGTAGGAAAAGGTGTAACTAATGTAAAGCCAGGCGATAGAGTAGCTATTTATTTAGCAGTAAGTTGTGGCGAATGTCTCTATTGCAAAAGTGGATACAAAATGATGTGTAAGCAATTTAAGTGTATTGGGTTTGATTTGCACGGAGGAGATGCCGAATATATGGTTGTTCCTGCCGAAAATTGTATGAAGATTCCTGATGAAATGAGCTATATTACTGCCGCAGTTTCCACAGATGCAATCGGTACACTTTATCATGCACAAAAAAGAATGGGGATTAGTGGACGTGATATAGTTGCTATATATGGAATAGGTCCCATGGGAGCTGCTGGGATACTGGTTGCGAAGGGGTTAGGGGCAACTGTAATCGCAGTTGATACAATTGATAAGCGATTAGATTGGGCTAAAGAGTTAGGAGCTGATTATGTGATAAATAGTCAGTCAACTGACGCTGTACAAGAAATACTGAAAATTACTGGAGATGGAGCAGATGCTGCAATTGATTGCTCAGGTAATCCTAATGCAGAGAATAATGCTCTAAATTGTGTTAGACCTCATGGGAGAGTTGCATTTATAGGAGAGAACTCTAAAACAACAATAGATCCGAGTAACCAATTTATACGAAAACAAATAAGTTTGATTGGATCTTGGTATTTTCCAATATGGGAATATGAAGAGATAGCTAACTTTATAATTAGAAAAAAAATACCTGCAGAAAAATTAGTTACCCATACCTTCAAACTTAAGGATGCTGAAACTGCATTTGGATTGTTTGACAATAAAGAAACAGGTAAAGTGGTATTCGTGGAATAA
- a CDS encoding sugar phosphate isomerase/epimerase family protein, translating into MKYSFNTWCYSSFPTWVPAYPLEEVIKRLSRIGYDGIEIGCAAPHAWPYYLSEEKRMKIKKILEANNIKVSSMLPAPGGGPGANPASPIEEERKWTVQHYKDVIDLASEWGAPTIIYVAGWVIYGTSRKDAWKYSLESLIEIAEYAKSKNITVCVEPTSADSNLVETADDALLMMEQTGLPNVKVMFDTFHVLYRNEVPSDYIYKMGKNLKHIHISDHNRLAPGQGGMDFLPVLQALKDVGYDGYVTMEVGFNSRSVHPDSIARYSLEYLKNLEKQLK; encoded by the coding sequence ATGAAATATTCTTTTAATACATGGTGTTATAGTAGTTTCCCAACATGGGTTCCAGCATATCCTTTAGAAGAGGTTATAAAGAGGCTCAGCAGAATTGGTTATGATGGTATTGAAATTGGGTGTGCTGCTCCCCACGCATGGCCGTATTATCTGAGTGAAGAAAAGCGAATGAAAATAAAGAAAATTTTGGAAGCAAATAATATTAAAGTTTCTTCTATGTTACCTGCACCTGGTGGTGGACCGGGTGCAAATCCTGCTTCACCAATAGAAGAAGAAAGAAAGTGGACTGTTCAACATTATAAAGATGTAATAGACCTGGCTAGTGAATGGGGAGCTCCAACAATAATTTATGTTGCAGGATGGGTAATATATGGAACATCACGAAAAGACGCTTGGAAGTACAGTTTAGAAAGTTTAATAGAAATTGCGGAATATGCAAAATCAAAAAATATAACAGTATGTGTAGAACCTACTTCAGCAGATAGCAATTTGGTGGAAACTGCTGATGATGCTCTACTTATGATGGAGCAAACTGGTTTGCCAAATGTAAAAGTTATGTTTGATACTTTTCATGTTCTGTACCGCAATGAGGTTCCTTCAGATTATATCTATAAAATGGGTAAAAACCTTAAACATATTCATATTTCTGATCACAATAGACTTGCTCCAGGCCAAGGTGGAATGGACTTCCTGCCAGTATTACAAGCATTAAAAGATGTGGGGTATGATGGATATGTAACCATGGAAGTAGGCTTTAATTCAAGATCTGTTCATCCTGATTCCATTGCTCGATATTCGCTTGAATATCTTAAAAATTTGGAAAAACAATTGAAATAG
- a CDS encoding Gfo/Idh/MocA family protein, whose translation MKKIKAGVIGTGFIGPAHIEGLRRLGFVDVVALADINEEVAKQKAELLSIEKYYGDYKDLLNDKDIQVVHICTPNYLHYKIAKEALLAGKHVICEKPLAMSSSEGEELVRIAKEKGLVNAVHFNLRFYPLMHHLKKMIEKGELGKIFAINGSYQQDWLLYETDFNWRLLPEFSGESRAVADIGSHWLDLIEFVTELKVVEVYADFATFYPVRKKPLNPIETYAGKLMSAEDYEDVKITTEDYATVILKFNNGAHGSMTVNQVAAGRKNRLYFEIYGSKKGVSWNSERPNELWIGRRDGSNEILMKDPSLLDAYAREITSYPGGHNEGFPDTIKQMFKKVYTYILEEKYLRGEKPDFPTFEDGYREMLICEAIVKSAKNGCWVMVND comes from the coding sequence GTGAAAAAGATAAAAGCAGGTGTAATAGGAACTGGTTTTATAGGACCAGCACATATCGAAGGGTTGAGGAGACTTGGATTTGTTGATGTAGTTGCGCTTGCAGATATCAACGAAGAAGTAGCAAAACAAAAAGCTGAATTGTTGAGTATAGAAAAGTATTATGGCGATTATAAAGACTTACTTAATGATAAAGACATACAAGTTGTGCATATATGCACTCCTAATTATCTTCATTACAAAATAGCAAAAGAGGCTTTGCTAGCAGGTAAACATGTGATATGTGAAAAGCCTCTTGCTATGAGTTCCAGTGAAGGGGAAGAACTTGTTAGAATTGCAAAAGAGAAAGGCCTTGTGAATGCGGTACATTTTAATTTAAGATTTTATCCCCTGATGCATCATCTAAAGAAGATGATTGAAAAGGGAGAATTGGGTAAAATTTTTGCAATTAATGGTTCTTATCAGCAAGACTGGCTTTTATACGAGACTGACTTTAATTGGAGGCTGTTGCCTGAGTTTAGCGGAGAATCTAGAGCTGTTGCGGACATAGGATCGCATTGGTTGGATTTGATAGAATTTGTAACAGAATTGAAAGTAGTTGAAGTATATGCAGATTTTGCAACATTTTATCCTGTTAGGAAGAAACCTCTAAACCCAATTGAAACGTATGCAGGTAAATTAATGAGTGCTGAAGATTATGAGGATGTAAAGATAACAACAGAAGATTATGCAACCGTGATATTAAAATTTAACAACGGAGCTCATGGCTCAATGACAGTCAATCAAGTTGCAGCAGGTAGGAAGAATAGGCTTTACTTCGAAATATATGGTTCAAAAAAAGGAGTGAGTTGGAATTCTGAAAGACCAAACGAGCTTTGGATAGGGAGAAGAGATGGTAGTAATGAAATTTTAATGAAGGACCCTTCTTTGTTAGATGCGTATGCAAGGGAAATTACCAGTTATCCGGGGGGACATAATGAAGGTTTTCCAGATACAATTAAGCAAATGTTTAAGAAAGTGTATACTTACATTTTAGAAGAAAAATACTTAAGAGGAGAAAAACCTGACTTTCCTACATTCGAAGATGGATATAGAGAGATGCTGATTTGTGAAGCAATTGTTAAGTCTGCAAAAAATGGATGTTGGGTCATGGTCAATGATTAA